The following is a genomic window from Benincasa hispida cultivar B227 chromosome 7, ASM972705v1, whole genome shotgun sequence.
CCCCTACATGcaaattaatgaaatatatgTCACTCCCATCGCAAGTTTTTTAGCATCCTCTACCACAAAACAACGTTCACCATTCTCATCTAAAAAGATAATGAATTCTGaaacttcaaaaagaaaaaaaaaaaaaaaaaaaaaaaaaaggaaaaaaaaaccttcttATGTGTAGGCTGGCTATTGGCTCCCATGAGATAATGAATTTAATAAGAGGGGTAAAGTGAAAAGCAAATGTGATCATAAAAAGGAGTACTTTACCAAGATTCAGCATGTCCTGGGACATCCACCTCTGCCATAACATTGATgcctaaaattaaaataaaaaataaattaaaagaaaattaaattaacccAAGACCCTGGGTGATAATCAGCAAGATGTCATTCGATTTGCAGGAAAATTCCTTATATATCACGCAGCTAAATGAGATTTTAAGTTCGAGAAAATGCATTAAGAAGACAAGTATTCTACACGAGCTTTAGAAGATGAAGCTTACCCCGCATTTTGGCGAAGCTTCACAATAAAATAAAAGCCATgaaccaaaaaacaaaatgttagTTATTGGCAGATAAGCAGTATAGGCTGTAGAAATTGATTCATAGGCAGTCAAGTAATGCAAGTACgcaaatacaaaataaatttccTGATCTAGTACATGtatacaaaataaatttcattctTCCCCTTCCTCTGAAGTAAATCTACAAATTTTTATAATCATTCTGGCCTACATGATTGAAAGAACTATTAGAAAATTTATAGGGGAGGGTCCACAGGCCAAGGGACACAGTCatataatcaaataaaatattgctTCTTTGCTAAAATCTGAAGTTTGGTCCCAAAAAAATGTGCGGTTGTCGACAATTAAAGCTGCAAtatgctttatgaatttatgatcAAGGAAGTAGTAGAATAGAAGTTAAAAGAGAGACATAAAAACACTAAACTGTATTAAATTCTGAGAGTTCAAACAGCTATAGAACTCTTACGTGACAATTTCATAAGCATCCTCAATGGTATAACGCTCGTGTTTTGTATATGCTCCTCTCCACAGATTTGGATATGAAGGTACTTCTAGAGGAAATGATTCCCCATCTACTATGTGCCAATGAAGAACATTCTACTGAACAAAATTCTCAGGATTAGTATAAAACAATCAAAACCTAAAGGAAGaaacaaaaatgatataaaGATGGTTAAAGGTTGGCAAGAGTTCATAAAGAGTGAGAATGCATCCATTTACTCACAAGTTTAGCATAAGACATCGATTCAATGATATTCTTCATTACATCTACTGGTAGAAAGTGCCTTGAAGTATCTGCAAGGTAATGCATCGGGGGccaaaaatgataaataaattgcAAATTGTTTGTTACGTTAGCTACGTTGAAAGGCTTACCAATGAGAAGCCCACGAAATGCGAATCTTGGATTGTCTTTGATGTACCATGGAGCTTGATATATTTGTACATCCTTAGTCTCATAGTTGAAAGTACAAAGTTGACTGAATGTCTACTCCAACATGTAGCACAAGAAGAAAAAGGATCTAAGATGATTCAAACAATGCCTACAACAGTTATAaattccttcacaaatcacAAGGTATCTTAACGTTTAAAAAGGGAAATTCTAGGAAGCAACATCTGATATGAGGCCACAAAAAATGCAGAGAAAGACCTCGCACTCTCCTGAACTATAGGACCTAAAACAAAATGGGCTACAAGTAGCATGTATGTATGCATTAGATAGAATTAAAGAGCATGAGGGAAGACAATGGAAGAGATGATGTAAATGATGAGCGACAGTCATGTAACACTTCAGCTAAAACTTTTGAAACATAACTAACTGCTAAGCTTTGTTTTGGCAGATGAATCAGTAGTGAAAGGGAAATATTCAGTACCTCCAACCCTCTCAATGCACCATAAACAGTAGATGCCTGCACAACCAGAAGCTCAATATCAAGCCAAAAGATGATTGGATAACACATACCAGCATACTCAAATGTGAAGTATAAACAATAAAGTGaactattatttttcttttttattgaagTGTGGCAATGGTTGGATATGTGGTACTTATTACTAGAAGCAATGAACAAGTATAAAGATGACTTTACCATTAAAGTTAGATAATCGGCAAAGCAATCCCATGGAGACAAATAGAAGCTTAAGATGACTATGGCTTCTTCATTTTTGGTGAGGATTCAAACTCTAATCTTTGTTATGGCAGATGAGCCATTTCATGTGATAAGAATTTGAAACTTGGAACTAAAACAGAAATATCAGAATATTCGTGGATGAGAATCAGGGGAACCCATATACAATTAGATTGGATTTGGAATATAGTTAAGTATTTATTAGCAACTCGTAAATCTTgtgatttttcttctaaaacatAACGCAATTTCACTGGTAACTCACTATAATCTCCAGTGATCAAGATGTTCGTGACcatttttaattcattctaacATAATAAGAGTCCGATTCTTGCAGATATCTAGAAGTCTACCTCGATTGTGGCTTCCCCAATAATCGACTGAGCATCCTTCTTCGATACAAACAATGTATAGCTCTCGTCCACACCAAGTTGAAgctggaaaaagaaaatgacaatCACGACTATGGGCTCAGAAAAATCACttaattcaagaaaaaaaaaaatcacccaTCAAGCTCACTTCCTCAGAATCTGATTGAACCACAATTTTCAATTCACTGATATCATAAACAAATGTTCTCCGTCTTCCCCAAAGCTTGTCAAACATAGAAACCCCAGAAGCGTGCTTGAATATGATTTCCCTGTATCGATCAAAAGCCGCTTTAAGAATCTCAGAGTTGCCGCCGTTGCCAGCAGCGGCGAGAGAAAGCTGAGGGTCAACGGAGAGCGTGGCGTTTCCAAAAGTGAAATCCGACGGCATTGGCCATAGATATGGGAGGGAATCATTGAACCCAGATTGTGAAAGAAACCCAAGAGCCGAGGGGATCAAAAGGGCAAGTGGGAAGatgaaaaagaggaagaaaatgtGGGATTGGAACATTTTTTTGAAAGGAATTGAGGATTGCGATGATGGGGCAGTCAAATGCTCGACTTTATGAGCTAACGAACCCAAATGATTGGACTTGCAAGTGTAGCATTTTGCCCATTTTTTTCACCAAAGTGTCATGAAAAATATCTAACCtttttcaagaagaagaagattccGGTAAGTAATGTTTtgactttgattttgaaaaatataaaagggAAATTGCTATGGATGTCAATTAATAGTACTTCGTAGGTGGTGATTTCAAGGTGGTGATTTCATAAATATGgcaaaaattttaaatgtaaatttgtgtttattatttattccAAACTTGCCTTTATATGGCTTCTTTGCTTTCTTCACTATATCCAAATCGACGCTTGTGGCTTTtagtgaaaaagaagaagagatcgACGGTATGCTTCAAGATTGTCTCGACTAAGTCTAGAAAGAATCAAGACATTTGTCAAAATATTTCCTCTGAACAATGGCACTGAAAAAAAGAGTAGATTTGTAAATCAAATGATTGCTTcgtgaaattcaaaattatataatcaAAGCTCAATCCTACAACACTACCAAATAAaaatctctttaatttctccaccagagaataagaagaagaagatgcatTCCAACTATGGTGGTTGGATCAACTATTAAAATTAGACTTGTTATCTTTATTGAAAGTGCCGATGGAAATCCATCCTAAAACCTGGTATATGTTCTctatttggttttaattaaaaaggtTCTACATCTTTTTCCTCATAAACCCTAATTCCTATCTCCCTTTCTTTCTATTTCATCACAACCAATTTTTGTAGATCTTCGAAATATGTCTCCCTTTGTAAGATAATTAGTTGGGTGTTTTCTATTCAGTCATTTGATTAAATTGTGTCTTTAGGTTTTATTATCCAATATCACGTGACCTAaatgtctaaaattttaaattgcaaTGTTGTTGAATCTGTGATCTGCAACATGTCTCTTTAATCACATATATCATCATGTTGTTGATTCTCTTTCGATAGTATATATCAGTCACATTAAAAATAGAAGAAATGGGAAGTGAAAAATAGAGCTAAAATgacaaaatgcataaaagtaaaAGACAAGAAGAACTAAAGTTCAAGCAATCAAAAGTTAAGTAAAAATCAGATAATAATCGATATAATCGGCAATTAGTATCAAATAgtaatcaaatagaaatcagaTAATAATCTATATCACTAGCAATCTTATagcaataaataacaaataaaaaacagaTGATAATCACATAgcaatcagataacaatcaaatTCCATATGGCTAGTGAATCagtatttttttacttttcattttCAATGCCTCATGTCCAGTCGAGAAGGGGGAAAGCCCAAGGAATAGGACAGCGAAGTTTGCCACAGAGTTGTCTCGAAGTTAGCTGCTTGGCATGAGTAGCTTGGCTTGCTGTCAGCATCTCTTACTGGACATCTTGCTTGAAGCTCTGTTTCCATGTCGATGACTTTTTAAGAATTCCGAGGCAGCGACAGCCCTCCACCTGCCTACGTAGGCACTGAAACTTTCATCACCTTTCtgacttcttttcttttgaatcaCAGAAAATGATTCAATCTCAAATTGGGCCTGACTATTCAGTTGAAGTGAGAGTAATAGATCCATAATCAAAAAAGTATTTGTGATTGTTtcaaaagaaatgaaacaaaagaTACGGTAGAGCTAGGACAGTTACTGTATGAGGTCTACCCAATACTAGATGCGGAGGCACATAATAGATCGATATGAAATGAGTTGTCCCGTAATAAAACATGTAGTTGTCGTTGGTTTTCTCGACGAAGCCTATATATATACCCACATAAAGTGGGGAGACCCCTTAAAGCAACAAGCGAGAATGGCTAGGTATAGTTGGCAgacaattttgttatttatgcaaaatttaaaatgtgtgGACATGGGCCTAATTTTAATATCTTATTTTGACTCTGATTTTTAAACGTCAAGCAAGAAGACCTTACAAGGAAAGGATtccttaaattattaaattagcAAAAAGTACGAAGTGTAGCCGTtgtaagcatgttgttcataataaaAGAACATGTAAATTTGCACATGTTTGAACAATCATAATGTGGACATCAAATATATCTTTGTTGTTTGTTTCATGCGAGTACActgatgtatttttttttttgttgtttttttttatgtattagTAGATGGTTTTAGCAATAAGTATAAGATAGTAATGATGGATGACAATCATATAATCAAACAATAGTTAGTATGCAATTAGCtgacaatataaaaaaatgactaaCTATGGTAATCAGATGGCAAGAAGATATTTCTTGTGATAAGTTTCTTCTTGACTCAAATCAAATCTCAAatcattattgttttttttttttttttaactttctcTTCTCTCAATTTTAGAAGGCTagtagaaattagaactaattgacaaaaagaagaagttaagcATATGGTAATTAAGAGGCCATCAAATTGGGAAATAGAAGCCCGAGTAGATTGTCTAAGCATAGAGAATCAAATATGGTTATatgattgatattttatttctatatgATTTGTGTATGATTTCAATCGGATTGTCATGTGATCACTATCTATTAGATTGTCATGTGATCACTAtctgattgctatttgattgttATGTGATGTTCATTAGATATCAAGTACTTTGTGATTTTTGTTTGATTGTCATGTGATTACTATttgtattttattgttatttgaCTTTTATCTGATTGTCTTGTAATTTTcatcatattataaattttgataataaCTTTTCATCATCGGTGACTTTACAATTTAGcacattattaataaaaaaaaatgtgttaatATGAAAGTTTAACCTATAGTATAAgataacaattatatacaaCATTGTTCAGTATATTATCAATCAAAAACATAAAGTCTAACTTCAAAGTCTAAAAATcttctaaaagaaaaacaatctcATTTTTGTCGTAAAATCGTTAAAATCAAAACTAGGTGATTCAATAAATGTCTTTCATGTCTTTCTTGAagattagtgtttttttttttttttttgtcgttTTCCAAATCAATAGTTTGTTGTaggtttcaattttctttttggcCATTCATTCGTGAAGATTTCTTGTTCACATTCAATTCAATAAcctaaaataatagaaaattgattaaaaataagtATAAGATAATAATCAGATAACAATTGAATAACAATCATATGGTAATTAGATAACAATCATATAATTGGAAGTCAGAATTGAGTAATGATATAAAATAGAAGGTAGTTAGATGACAATCATAAGACAACATCATAAACTACTATCCATGTGACAAAAAATAGATGTAATCAGGTGGCAATCAGAAAGTAAACAAATGATAATATCATAAAACTACTAACTATGTGGCGATCAGAAAGTAATTAGATGACAGTAccatttattatcatttaagtTACTGAGAACCCTAAccaaaaaagaagagaaaatgaaggtATGATTTAGGTAAACACATAAATTTAATACCTTCCAAGAAAATTCATACAAAAAAGTAAAGGAGATTTATTCCTAAATGGGGGAAATTATGTAAAACCCTAAGAAAATTCTTAGCTTTTGTTATGTTTCTCAAATAGGAACATATAATAGGTGAATAGCAaataatgtttttgttttgttaaattataaaCTCAGATGAGATGAACGTAACCTATAACATAGATTTTATTTCCCTAGATTTTACATAATATGATAATCAAAACGATGATGAAGGATTAATCTAAATATTCCGTTATTAATCATACCTCCATTTAAAACATAATCACACAACAATGTTTGCAGTTGGAGAAGATCTAAGGGGATATTCGCCGAAGACAATGCGGGAACATAGAGAAGGAAGGACTAGGAATGGCTCCGAACGCTCTTGCAGACTTGAGAGAGGAAGGGAAGATGAAGAGCGTCTGTCGTAGACTTACAGCAAATCCTAAGATTTCGTGAAGATGAAAGAATAGGGG
Proteins encoded in this region:
- the LOC120081298 gene encoding beta-hexosaminidase 1 is translated as MFQSHIFFLFFIFPLALLIPSALGFLSQSGFNDSLPYLWPMPSDFTFGNATLSVDPQLSLAAAGNGGNSEILKAAFDRYREIIFKHASGVSMFDKLWGRRRTFVYDISELKIVVQSDSEELQLGVDESYTLFVSKKDAQSIIGEATIEASTVYGALRGLETFSQLCTFNYETKDVQIYQAPWYIKDNPRFAFRGLLIDTSRHFLPVDVMKNIIESMSYAKLNVLHWHIVDGESFPLEVPSYPNLWRGAYTKHERYTIEDAYEIVTFAKMRGINVMAEVDVPGHAESWGVGYPDLWPSPSCKEPLDVTKNFTFDLISGILTDLRKIFPFELFHLGGDEVNTSCWETIPHVKQWLLDQNMTTKDAYEYFVLRAQEIAISKNWTPVNWEEPFISFEKGLNPRTIVHNWLHGDVCPKAVADGFRCIFSDQGVWYLDHLDVPWDRAYHADPLKGISDPSQQKLIIGGEVCMWGETADASNIQQTIWPRAATAAERLWSKNETVSGNVTLSVLPRLSYFRCLLNRRGVEAAPVKNFYARRPPTGPGSCYDQ